Sequence from the Neptunomonas japonica JAMM 1380 genome:
ACACTGCTCAGTTAAAAAGCTACTGCCAATCTTTTGCGGGTGCAACTGAGCAAGAAGGCAAGCACCCCTCCAACATTTTGTCCTTCTCGGTTGGGCAAAAGAAGTACGCCTATTTTAAAACAAGTGAGCCTGAAATATGGCGCTTCAGTGTTAGAGTGACACCCGAAAGATTTCTTGAACTCACTGACCAAGCGGGCATAAAGCCCGCCAGATACATGCACCGTTTTCACTGGGTTACTATCATCAATGCACAAACAATGGATGAAGAATACCTGAAACAACTGGTGTTATGGTCTTATCAAAAAGCAATGAGTGGCTTGCCTAAAAAAATACAAAATCAATGGACTGAAAGCGAATGAATAGATATTTAGAACCCAGCGAATATATTGACTGGCTAGCACCTGAGATTATTGCCAAAGCTAGCCATTTAGCAGAAGGGCTTAGTCATCCAGAGGCAATTACCAGAGCATGTTTTGAGTTTGTTAGGGATGAAATCAAACACAGCTGGGATTATAAAATGGATCCCGTGACCTGCAAGGCCTCTGATGTTCTTACACACGAAACAGGCTATTGCTATGCCAAGAGTCATTTGCTGGCAGCCTTGCTACGTGCTAATAAGATTCCCGCAGGTTTGTGCTACCAGCGCTTGACCATTACTAATGATAAATCACCCTTTTGTTTGCACGGCCTTAATGCCGTGTATCTTGAGAAATTCGGCTGGTACCGTCTTGATGCAAGAGGCAACAAAGAAGGTGTATCTGCACAGTTTTGTCCACCAATAGAAAAGCTCGCGTATCCCATTATTACTCAAGGTGAAGCTGACCTGCCTGAAATATGGGCCCAGCCTCATCCTGCTATTATTAAAGCGCTCTCATTAAAAAGCTATCAAGAAGTAGCAGACAACCTGCCGGATATAGAGACATTACCTACAGACAAGTCACGCAAGAGCATATGCTGACTCTTTATTTGTAGCGCAGCGGGTGCTTTTACCTTCCTGCCTCATTAACTCTTTTTTATTTATGAATTTATCTTTATCAACATGGTGGGATTGGTAGTGGTTCACTTTATTTGGGGCATTCGGGCAATCCTAGCAAGAGATTACACTTAACCAGGCAGCGTATTTTCTTCCAAAGGAAAGGGCACTCATGAACATAAGTGTTAGCGCGTTTGTGAACAATGGTCGCTAACAATGCTTTTACAGAGTGTAAACGCTTGAAACAGCATTAATTACGGGCCAGCAATGCACTAAATAGCGAATATGGCACGCTAGGAGGTTTAATTGGCATGGAAGGGGGTCTTCTAGTCACCTTGTTTCTCGTATGTTGTACTAACTTCCTCAACGTAGGAAACAGGGGTCATGCTGTTAGGCATTTGCTGTACAGCGTTTAGTCCGTATTTCGTACGACTCAGATGACTTCACGCAACTCCCTTATGGGAACATAACGATAAGAAGGATTACCATGTCTCTTAAAAGTAAACTTGCTACTACGCTTCTGTCCTCAGCTGTAGGCCTCTCCGCTTCTTTTGGCGCCGTGGCTGCAGAACAAACCTACGTAACTATCGGTACCGGTGGTCAGACAGGGGTTTATTACGTTGTTGGTCAGTCTATCTGTCGTCTGGTTAACCGTGGAACTGATGAGCACGGCATTAAATGTACTGCACCATCTACTGGCGGCTCTGTTGCTAACATTAATGCTATCCGTCAGGGTCAGCAGGACATGGGAATGGCGCAGTCTGACTGGCAGAACTATGCACTAAAAGGCACAACTCATAAATCATTTGAAGAGCAGGGCGCATTTAAAGATCTACGTGCACTATTCGCGGTTCATAACGAGCCTTTCACCGTTGTAGCTCGTGCAGATGCTGGTGTTGAATCTTTCGATGACCTCGTAGGTAAGCGTGTTAACCTGCAAAACCCAGGTTCTGGTACTCGCGGTACAATGGAAGTTCTGATGGATAAAAAAGGCTGGACGCGTGATTCGTTCAAGCTAGCAGCAGAACTAAAAGCATCAGAGCAGGCTCAGGCACTTTGTGATAACAAAATTGATGTCATGATTTACTCGGTTGGTCACCCATCGGGCGCAATCAAAGAAGCAACGACATCTTGTGACGCTAAAGTGATACCTGTAACTGGCGCTATTATCGACAAGCTTATTTCAGAAAATGCTTACTATGCCCCTGCAACGATTAAAGGCGGCATGTATAAAGGGTCTGAAGCTGACGTACTAACTTTCGGTAATGCTGCCACTATGGTGACATCTGCTAAGGTTGATGCTGATACTGTTTACCTTGTTGTTAAGTCTGTATTTGATAACTTTGCACGCTTTAAAAAGCTACACCCGGCTTTTGCTAACCTAAACCCTAAAGATATGATCGCTAACGGTCTGTCTGCTCCTTTGCATGAAGGTGCGGTTCGTTACTACAAAGAAAAAGGCTGGATGTAATTTATCACTAGCCATATGAAGAGGTGCTTAGCACCTCTTTTTTCTTATTCCTGATTCCAATTCTGGGAGCTGAATATGACGAACTTGAACAGTAAGCAAACTGAACTCAATGAAAAAGAACTGCAGGACATGGTCGCCGCCAGTGATACCGGCGCACGTATTCCGCACGGCTGGCAAGGTAAGCTACTTTTAGGTACCGCATTATTTTGGTCACTTTTTCAGCTATGGATAGCATCTCCACTACCTTTTTATGACTGGCCTATCATTGGCAGTTTTGGCATCTTTAACGACACCGAAGTCCGCGCTATACATTTGGGCTTCGCGATGTTTCTTGCATTTACGGCTTATCCAGCCTTAGCCAACTCTCCACACCATCGTGTACCCATTAACGACATGCTACTCAGCGTTATTGCTGCTTTTTGCGCCTCCTATATTTTCCTATTTTATGAGCAGTTGGTTAGCCGTCCAGGCCTTCCTAACACCCAAGACTTAGTCGTCTCTATTGCTGGTCTATTACTCTTGCTGGAAGCGGCACGCAGAACACTTGGTCCACCCTTAATGATTGTGGCTATTGTGTTTTTAACGTATTCGTTGGCTGGCCCTTATATGCCGGATATCATTGCCCACAAAGGCGTTACACTTAAAGAGCTTGTTAATCACCAGTGGCTAACAACTGAAGGCGTTTTTGGTATTGCGCTTGGGGTGTCATCTGGTTTTGTATTCCTGTTTGTTTTATTTGGTGCCTTGCTCGATAAAGCTGGTGCAGGTAACTACTTCATCCAAGTTGCGTTCTCCCTACTAGGACATATGCGCGGTGGCCCTGCAAAAGCAGCCGTTGTTGCATCAGGCCTTACCGGTCTTATCTCAGGATCATCTATTGCTAACGTAGTCACTACGGGTACATTCACCATTCCAATGATGAAACGTGTTGGCTTTTCATCTGAAAAAGCTGGTGCCGTAGAAGTAGCCTCTTCAGTCAACGGGCAAATTATGCCACCTGTCATGGGCGCCGCCGCGTTCTTA
This genomic interval carries:
- a CDS encoding TAXI family TRAP transporter solute-binding subunit — translated: MSLKSKLATTLLSSAVGLSASFGAVAAEQTYVTIGTGGQTGVYYVVGQSICRLVNRGTDEHGIKCTAPSTGGSVANINAIRQGQQDMGMAQSDWQNYALKGTTHKSFEEQGAFKDLRALFAVHNEPFTVVARADAGVESFDDLVGKRVNLQNPGSGTRGTMEVLMDKKGWTRDSFKLAAELKASEQAQALCDNKIDVMIYSVGHPSGAIKEATTSCDAKVIPVTGAIIDKLISENAYYAPATIKGGMYKGSEADVLTFGNAATMVTSAKVDADTVYLVVKSVFDNFARFKKLHPAFANLNPKDMIANGLSAPLHEGAVRYYKEKGWM
- a CDS encoding transglutaminase-like domain-containing protein — translated: MNRYLEPSEYIDWLAPEIIAKASHLAEGLSHPEAITRACFEFVRDEIKHSWDYKMDPVTCKASDVLTHETGYCYAKSHLLAALLRANKIPAGLCYQRLTITNDKSPFCLHGLNAVYLEKFGWYRLDARGNKEGVSAQFCPPIEKLAYPIITQGEADLPEIWAQPHPAIIKALSLKSYQEVADNLPDIETLPTDKSRKSIC
- a CDS encoding MmcQ/YjbR family DNA-binding protein, producing MNTAQLKSYCQSFAGATEQEGKHPSNILSFSVGQKKYAYFKTSEPEIWRFSVRVTPERFLELTDQAGIKPARYMHRFHWVTIINAQTMDEEYLKQLVLWSYQKAMSGLPKKIQNQWTESE